The following coding sequences lie in one Rothia sp. SD9660Na genomic window:
- a CDS encoding succinate dehydrogenase hydrophobic membrane anchor subunit — MATPLKTKISVPRSRDNTVSGVKYNRASSKRNNFEMFAWLYMRVSGVLLVILIFGHLFVNLMMGEGVHRIDFGFVGGKLANPFWQVWDLLLLWLAMLHGANGIRVIIDDYAEKDGVRFALKVALFLATAFVILLGTLVIFTFDPCPAGASADLLPSFCTAP, encoded by the coding sequence ATGGCAACTCCTCTGAAAACCAAGATTTCGGTTCCCCGTAGCCGCGACAACACCGTCTCGGGTGTCAAATACAACCGAGCCTCGTCTAAGCGCAATAACTTCGAGATGTTCGCTTGGCTCTACATGCGTGTCTCCGGTGTTCTGCTGGTCATCCTGATTTTCGGTCACCTCTTCGTCAACCTCATGATGGGCGAAGGCGTACACCGCATTGACTTCGGTTTTGTCGGCGGTAAGCTGGCTAACCCCTTCTGGCAGGTCTGGGACCTTCTGCTCCTGTGGCTGGCTATGCTCCACGGCGCTAACGGTATCCGCGTCATCATCGATGATTACGCGGAAAAGGACGGCGTGCGCTTTGCCCTGAAAGTAGCCCTCTTCCTAGCCACCGCTTTCGTGATTCTGCTGGGCACCCTGGTCATCTTCACCTTTGACCCCTGCCCCGCCGGTGCATCCGCAGACCTTCTGCCCTCCTTCTGCACCGCTCCGTAA
- the sdhC gene encoding succinate dehydrogenase, cytochrome b556 subunit — translation MPNTSKGTLYRGREGMWSWVAHRITGIAIFFFLLVHVLDTAVVRVSPEAYNAVMHIYKNPIMGLGEAVLVAAIVYHAFNGIRIILVDFWKNGAKNQKAMLWGVLVLWAVVMVPFLVRHLMLVFGGH, via the coding sequence GTGCCGAATACATCCAAGGGCACGCTGTACCGCGGCCGTGAAGGTATGTGGTCGTGGGTTGCCCACCGCATTACCGGTATCGCCATTTTCTTCTTCCTACTGGTTCACGTGCTTGATACCGCCGTTGTCCGCGTCTCTCCCGAGGCCTACAACGCCGTCATGCACATCTACAAGAACCCCATCATGGGTCTGGGTGAAGCTGTTTTGGTAGCAGCTATTGTCTACCACGCCTTTAACGGTATCCGCATTATCCTGGTGGACTTCTGGAAGAACGGCGCCAAGAACCAGAAGGCTATGCTCTGGGGCGTCCTGGTGCTCTGGGCCGTCGTCATGGTTCCCTTCCTCGTCCGTCATCTCATGCTCGTCTTTGGGGGTCACTAA